A stretch of Henckelia pumila isolate YLH828 chromosome 4, ASM3356847v2, whole genome shotgun sequence DNA encodes these proteins:
- the LOC140861907 gene encoding uncharacterized protein: protein MESMVFDNVRFEKEKAVARFNRFRRIVKLWQFFELLVVLGLLSWSSARVPAVIKVAGVYFVEFSAYVFNHHVVFVIGNLIIVMLFVICRRNDAPSLSGGGYGLYDDYVKHSEAAVHQREHPPAVEENAQAIGDGEKQIVVCSEEIKANPQGDEVKTAIEEATRQIQRFQRTQSEKLKREIAVRPRLELRRSETEKYQRTEDPETESLEAAAIDTLSSEEFRRTVEAFINKHWIKKSNSPNQFENRGNYHLVKTT from the coding sequence ATGGAATCCATGGTTTTCGATAATGTCAGGTTCGAGAAGGAGAAGGCGGTCGCCAGGTTCAACCGCTTTCGCAGGATCGTCAAATTGTGGCAGTTTTTCGAACTTTTGGTGGTTCTGGGGCTGCTTTCGTGGTCCTCTGCGCGTGTCCCGGCGGTTATCAAAGTCGCGGGCGTGTATTTTGTTGAGTTCTCCGCGTACGTGTTCAATCACCACGTCGTTTTCGTGATCGGGAATCTCATTATCGTTATGCTGTTTGTGATTTGTCGTCGGAACGACGCGCCGAGCCTTTCCGGAGGTGGCTATGGTTTGTACGACGATTACGTCAAACACAGCGAGGCCGCGGTTCATCAGCGAGAGCATCCTCCGGCGGTGGAGGAAAACGCCCAAGCCATCGGTGACGGCGAGAAACAGATTGTAGTATGCTCGGAGGAAATCAAGGCGAATCCGCAAGGAGATGAGGTGAAGACTGCGATCGAAGAGGCCACGAGACAAATACAGAGGTTCCAGAGGACGCAATCGGAAAAATTGAAGCGGGAGATCGCCGTGAGGCCGAGGCTGGAGCTCCGAAGATCGGAGACGGAGAAATACCAGAGGACGGAGGATCCCGAAACAGAGTCCCTCGAAGCGGCGGCGATCGACACTCTGAGTAGCGAAGAGTTCCGGCGTACTGTTGAGGCTTTCATCAATAAACATTGGATCAAAAAGAGCAACTCGCCGAATCAATTCGAAAACCGTGGGAATTATCACTTGGTAAAAACgacataa